Proteins found in one Sphingomonas sp. SORGH_AS_0879 genomic segment:
- a CDS encoding alpha/beta fold hydrolase, translated as MPTISTDHLTIAYDLYGPEGAPVVLLLHGWPDNASTWDRVAPRLAQAGLRVVVPTLRGFGATRFRHDHTPRTGDSAILALDAIALMDGLGIDRFMVAGHDWGSNIAEALAVGWPDRVRRLAMLSTPPRLGGMPTPSFDQAQRQWYHWFMATRRGAQAVRDDRRGFAHIHWVNWSPPGWFDEATFDRVARSFDNPDWPAVTIHSYRARWDEAQPDPRGAWLADRVKATKTLSLPTLYLHGEVDGVNPPSTAREVPGKFDGPFKMVELPGVGHFPQRENPEAVTRHLLDLFADAGGTAKGPSATRIAAGVAAAGLVAAAIGIVCTRSRTDDDAGSQRPSPARGGGSA; from the coding sequence ATGCCGACGATCTCCACCGACCATCTCACCATCGCCTATGACCTGTACGGACCGGAGGGCGCGCCCGTCGTCCTGCTGCTGCATGGCTGGCCCGACAATGCGTCGACCTGGGACAGGGTCGCGCCCCGGCTCGCTCAGGCGGGTCTGCGCGTGGTGGTGCCGACCCTTCGCGGGTTCGGCGCGACGCGGTTCCGGCACGACCACACGCCGCGCACCGGCGACAGCGCGATCCTGGCACTGGATGCGATTGCGCTGATGGATGGGCTGGGTATCGACCGGTTCATGGTCGCCGGGCATGACTGGGGCTCCAACATAGCGGAGGCGCTGGCGGTGGGCTGGCCCGACCGGGTCCGGCGGCTGGCGATGCTCAGCACGCCGCCGCGTCTGGGCGGGATGCCCACCCCTTCCTTCGATCAGGCGCAGCGCCAATGGTATCACTGGTTCATGGCGACCCGGCGCGGCGCGCAGGCGGTGCGCGACGACCGGCGCGGCTTTGCGCATATCCACTGGGTCAACTGGTCGCCGCCCGGCTGGTTCGATGAAGCGACCTTCGACCGGGTGGCCAGGTCCTTCGACAATCCCGACTGGCCCGCCGTGACGATCCACAGCTACCGCGCACGCTGGGACGAGGCACAGCCCGACCCGCGCGGAGCCTGGCTGGCCGACCGGGTGAAGGCGACGAAGACGCTGTCGCTTCCTACGCTGTACCTGCATGGCGAGGTCGATGGCGTGAACCCGCCCTCCACCGCGCGCGAGGTGCCGGGGAAATTCGACGGGCCGTTCAAGATGGTCGAACTGCCCGGCGTCGGCCACTTCCCGCAGCGCGAGAACCCGGAGGCTGTGACGCGGCATCTGCTAGACCTGTTCGCCGATGCGGGGGGCACGGCCAAGGGGCCGAGCGCTACCAGGATCGCAGCGGGCGTCGCCGCCGCCGGACTGGTCGCGGCGGCGATCGGCATCGTCTGCACACGGAGCAGGACGGACGACGACGCCGGATCACAGCGCCCCTCCCCGGCACGGGGAGGTGGCAGCGCATAG